DNA sequence from the Sphaeramia orbicularis chromosome 13, fSphaOr1.1, whole genome shotgun sequence genome:
TGACTTGACATTTTTCATGATGGTGAAAAATACTGACTTCATCTGATATTAAATTCTTATCATGAAAACACGTTTGGTATCATATTTGACTCTCATGTTAACCTGGTGTTTCTTTTCGTTGTCGGCGTCCTTCAGTCTCCCACTGAAATGGCCCGTGCAGAGACCATCGAGAACGTCGGGgaaactggaggaggaggaagtggtcCTCTCCCTCGCCACAACACCTGCCGCATGGAGCTGCCTCGGCCCTTTCACACTTGGCCGAACCTCCTCGCCAATGCCAGTGGCGCTGGTGCCATACGCCCCCACCACAACCACCAGGAGCAGCCGCAGATTGTCCCACCTCTGCAGGCCTTCTACCTGTACCCTGTGCCCTACTCCCACCCCGAGGGGCTGGAGGAGCCCCAGACCCAACAGCAGGTTCCACCGCTGTCAGCACCGGAGGAGTCAGGGGAGGGCGTGGTCGGACCCAGTGCCTCATCAGGTAGGAGCATGATTTTCACTAATTACTGTTGTCTGGTCTGGAG
Encoded proteins:
- the bbc3 gene encoding bcl-2-binding component 3, whose amino-acid sequence is MARAETIENVGETGGGGSGPLPRHNTCRMELPRPFHTWPNLLANASGAGAIRPHHNHQEQPQIVPPLQAFYLYPVPYSHPEGLEEPQTQQQVPPLSAPEESGEGVVGPSASSDSEVEEHQEASSRQGPLPDLLPQNEHPSWGSARHRAPLAEAVQELELRRVANQLRAIGDEFNATVLHRVHVVPQWQDWRDGFRGLLNFITQTLSTLYRLT